A region of the Chloroflexota bacterium genome:
CGTGGGACGGCCGCTCGAGCGCCGCGCTCCGAGCGCGCCGCGCCCGATGCCGGCGGACCGTCCGGCCGGCACGGGCTCGCGACGCGCCGCTTCCGTCGATGTCGCGACGCTCAACGACACGCTCCAGCGGATCGCCTGTCGGAGCCTGCTCCGCGAGCTGGCCGTCGCCGACGCAGCGGCCGAACTCGTCGCGGCCGGGTTCTTCCGCGGGACGAAAGCACAGCCGGTCGCCGTCCTCCGCGACCTCCTCAAGCAGGGGCTCGTCGAAGGTGCTCACCAGGACCCGGACCGGCGCTGGTCGATCCGCTGCGCACGCGGGTGATCCCGGCCGGGAACGACGCGGCGCCGACTTGACGCTGCCCTCCGCGCCGTCCCACACTCGGGTCCGCGCCGGCGGGGTGGGACGCGCGGCGAATCCGAGCGGTCGCGTCCAGCCCGTCATCGTTCCGAGCGAGGTGTCGGTGGAGCCCGTATGGGCCTGATCGTCCGTGGTGCGCGGGTCCATCCGACCCGCGACTCCGACTCGGGTCCGATGGACGTGCTCGTCGAGGGCGATCGGATCGCCGCGATCCGGCCCGCCGGGCAGCTGCCCTCCCCCACGGGTCCCGACGCCGTCGAGCTCGATGCGGCCGGGCGGCTCCTCTCGCCACCGCTCGTCGATCCCCACGTCCACCTCGACGCGGTCCTCACCGTCGGGCAGCCGCGCCACAACGAGTCCGGCACCCTCATCGAGGGGATCCTCACCTGGGCCGAGCGCAAGCCGTCGCTCACGCGGGAGGACGTGAAGTCGCGCGCCCGCCAGGCCATCCTCTGGGAGGTCGCCCAGGGGACCGGCCTCATCCGGTCCCACGTCGACGTCTGCGACCCGGGCCTCACCGCCCTCCGCGCCCTCCTCGAGCTTCGCGAGGAGTTGCGCGACGTCGTCGACCTCCGCCTCATCGCGTTCCCCCAGGACGGGATCCTCTCGTTCCCGGACGGGAAGGAGCTCATGCGCGAGGCGCTGCGGCTCGGCTGCGACGTCATCGGCGGCATCCCCCACTACGAGCTGACGCGCGAGGACGGGGTGGACGAGGTCCACTTCCTCTTCGACCTGGCGCGCGAGACGGGCCGGCCGATCGACCTCCACTGCGACGAGACGGATGACGAGCAGTCCCGCTTCCTCGAGGTGGTCGCGGCCCGCACGATCCGAGACGGCATGGGCGGGCGGGTCGTGGCCGGCCATACGACGGCGATGGCGAGCTACAACGACGCGTACGCCTTCAAGCTCATCCAGATCCTCCGCCGGGCCGGCGTGACGATCGTCGCCAACCCGCTCGACAACATCGTCCTCCAGGGCCGCTTCGACACGTATCCGAAGCGGCGTGGGATGACGCGGGTCAAGGAGCTCGACGCGGCCGGCATCAACGTCGCCTGCGGCCACGACTCGATCATGGACCCGTGGTATCCGCTCGGACGAGGGTCGATGCTCGACGCGCTCTCGATGCTCGTCCACGTCGGCCAGATGACCGGCCGGGCGGAGCTGTTCCGAGCGTACGAGATGGTGACGACGAACGCCGCCCGGGCGGCCGAGGTTCCGTATGGGGTGAAGGAGGGTCTGCCGGCCAACTTCGTGGTGTTCGATTGCGAGGACGAAGCAGAGGCGATCCGGCTCCGGCCGGCCGCCCGATGGGTCGTGCGCCTGGGACGGGTCGTCGCGGAGACGGAACCCGCCCGCAGCGTGATCCATCGCACCGCCGGCAGCGAGACCGTCACGTATGTCCCGGACCGGGACGCAGGAGGAGGATCTTCACGATGACCGCGATCGGGATCGGGCGCGACACGATGCCCAGGGGCGAGGGCGACATGACGATCGAGGGCCACGGCATCGAGCCGATCCCGGAATCGGCCCGCTACGGCTCCGTCTATCGGCTGTTCACGGTCTGGTTCACGCCGAACCTCGTCCCGGCGGCGTTCGCCCTCGGGGCACTCGCGTCCGTGCTCGGCCTCGGGTGGTGGTCCGGACTCCTCGCCATCCTCGTCGGCAACGTCATCGGCGGCGGCGTCGTTGCCATCCTCGGCACGATGGGCCCACGACTTGGGCTCGCCCAGATCCCGATCAGCCGCCTCTCGTTCGGCAAGAGCATCGTCGTGCCCGGCATCATCAACTGGCTGAGCACGATCGCCTGGGACGCGATCAACGCCTTCTTCGGCGCCTACGCGATCTCCGTGGTCACGGGCGGGGCGATCCCCTTCCCGGTCGGGCTGCTCATCGTCGTGGTCTGCCAGGCGGGCCTGAGCGTCGTGGGCTACGAAGCGATCCACACGTTCGAGAAGTACGCCGCGATCGGCCTCGCGATCCTCTTCGCGATCGTCACCATCGCCCTCCTGCCGAAGGCGAACTTCTCGTTCACCGGCTCCGCGGAGACGCTCGGCACGTTCGTCCTCATGACGACGATCGTCGGCAGTTTCAACCTCGGCTGGGCCCTCTACGCGTCGGACTACTCGCGGTATCTGCCGAAGGCGACGCCGTCCTTCCGGGTGGCGATCATGGCCTTCCTCGGGATCGCGATCTCAGCCGTCTGGATCGAGGCACTCGGGCTGGCCGTCGTCGGAGCGATCACGGACGCGACCGCCGATCCGGTCCACCAGATCAACACGCTTCTCGGCGGGGGCGTCATCGGCGCCATCGCGATGATCGCGATCTTCTTCGGCACGGTCGCCGTCAACGCCATGAATGATTACTCGGGATCGCTGTCGCTCCTCGCCGCCGGCATCAAGGTGTGGCGGCCGGTGTCCGCGCTGATCGTCGGCGTCCTCAGCTACATCGCGACGCTGTGGCTCTACTCGGCGAACTTCAACCAGACCTTCGAGAGCTACCTCCTCATCATCACCTACTGGATCGGCCCGTGGGCGGCGATCGTCCTCGTCGACTGGCGCCTCCGTCGCGGCTCGACCGCGGGCGCGGCCCACGTCTCGGATTTCTCGCTCCTCCCGAGTGGGCGGAATGCGATTCTCGCCCTCGTCATCGGGTTCCTTGTGTCGGTGCCATTCATGGATCAGTACCCACTGTTCGAAGGATTCGCTTCGACGGCTCTTGGCGGAGCGGACATCGCCTACGTCATCGGCTTCATCGTAGCGGGCGCCTCGTACTGGGCCCTCGAACGAAGCTCACCGACGTCCGTGCCTGCCTGACGCTCGACCCCGCTCGACCCCGCTCGACCCCGCCGGGCAGGGTCCAGGCCGGAAAAACAGTTCACGCATGAACGATTCACGGATGAACGACTTCCGGCGGGGCGGTCCGAGCGCGGCGGGGCGGTCCAGGGGCGGCGCGGAGGTCCAGGGCCTCGGGCGCGCGCACCCGAGGCACAATTGGTGGACGTTCGCCCTGCGATGATGCCGCCATGCGCGACGCCGCCCGGATCCTCGTCGTCGACGACGACCCTCGCCTCGGCGCCTCGATCGGGCGTGCCCTCCGCTACGAGGGCCACACGGTCGAGCTCGCCGGGGATGGCCCGACGGCGCTTGACGCCGCCCGCGACCGACTGCCCGATCTCGTCGTGCTCGACGTCATGCTCCCGGGCATCGACGGGATCGAGGTCTGCCGGCGGCTCAGGGCCGCGTCGGACGTGCCGATCCTCATGCTCACCGCCCGCGACGCGGTCGGCGACCGGGTGATCGGCCTCGATGCCGGGGCGGACGACTACCTCGTCAAGCCGTTCGCCTACGAGGAGCTCGTCGCCCGGGTCAGGACGCTCCTCCGCCGCCGCATCCCCGCCCACCGCGAGATCCTCCGCTGCGCCGACCTCATCATGGATGTGGGCGCCCACGAAGTGCGGCGCGGCGATCGCCCGATCGCACTGTCCGCCCTCCAGTTTCGCCTCCTCGAGCACTTCCTCCACCACCCCCGCCTCGTCCTCGGCCGGGACCGCCTGCTCGACGCCATCTGGGGCCTCGATGCGGACACCGCCTCGAACGTCGTCGACGTCTACGTCGGCTACGTGCGCGAACGACTCGAAGCTGCCGGAGAGCCGAGGCTCCTCCACACCGTGCGGGGTGTGGGATATGTCCTTCGGGAGCCGTGATGCGGATCCGGCGGCGACTCGTCCTCTATGCGATCGGGGTCGCGGCGGCGGGGATGACCCTGTTCAGCGTGCTCCTCATCGCCCTCGCCGCCCAGGGCGTCGTCAGCGACCAGGACCGGACCCTGGCCGCCCTCGCGGACCGCGAGGGCGGCGTCGTCGCGGGGATGGATCCGGGGACGCTGGCGAGCCGGCAGCCGCTCGTCGTCGAGGACCTCGCGACGTCGATCGATCCGTTCGTGCTCGTTCTCCACGACGACGGGACCTCGCTCTACGCCACGGCCCTCCTCGGCGGCGCACCGCCGCACATCCCGGCCGCTGTCCTGGTCGAGGCGATCTCCCTCGGCGACTCGATCGCGACGATCCGACCGGCCCCCACGATCGAGCTCCGCATCCACGCTCATCGCTGGACGGGAGTCGGGAACAAGGGAGTCGTCGTCGCCGGTCAGTCCACCCGCTTCACGGCAGACCAGCTGGCCGGTCTCCGGGCGTTCCTCATCTTCGCCGCGATCATCACGATCGTGGCGGTCGCGCTCGTCAGCTGGCTCGTGACGGGCAGGGCACTCCGACCGCTCCGCTCGCTCGCCGCGACGGCAGCGTCGATCGGCGCGACCGCCGACCTCGCCACCCGCCTGCCGGGGGTGCGGACCCGGGACGAAGTCGGGGTCCTGACGGCGAGCTTCAACGGGATGCTCGACCGGCTGGCGGATGCGCAGGCCCGGCTGGCGGCCGCGCTCGATGGACAGCGCCGATTCGTGGCCGACGCGTCCCACGAGCTGCGGACGCCGCTCGCGACGATCCGAACGAACGCCGGGTTCCTCGTCGAGCACCCTGACGCCACGGCTCCGGATCGCACCGAAGCGCTCGGTGACATCCTTGCCGAGGCTGACCGGATGGCGCGTCTCGTGGACGAACTGCTCGCTCTTGCCCGATCGGACGCCGGCGCCCCGATCGAGCGTGGGCCGGTCGATCTCGCCGCCGTCGCGGCCGACGTCGTGCGCTCGGCGCGGCGGGCGGACCGGGAGGTCCGGCTCGAGGATCGGGGACCGGTCGTCGTCGGGGGCGATCGAGATGCGCTCGCGCGACTGGTCTGGATCCTCGTCGACAATGCGATCCGCCACGGAGCCGGGACGATCTCCGTCGCCACGTCCTCCGATGACGGGTCGGCCCGCCTGACCGTGGCGGACGAGGGACCAGGCATCGCGCGCGGCGATGAGGAACGGATCTTCGATCGTTTCCACCGCTCCGATCCCGCCCGGGCCGGTGGTGGCGCCGGGCTCGGCCTCGCCATCGGGCGAGGCATCGTCGAGGCCCACGGCGGCCGGATCCGAGCGGTGAACCGCCCGACGGGTGGCACGATCTTCACGGTGGAGCTGCCATCCAGCTGAGGGAATCTCTCATCGAACGCTCATCGTCCGCTTGGGCGTCACTCATCCGCCGGCCGGATGCTGGGCCCCATGACCGACACTCCACGACCGCTCCGTCCGGCTCCACCCGACGACATCGTCGAGCTCGTCCGGATCATCGTCCTCCTCCAGGCGGCGACACTCACCCTGGCGACGCTCGAGACGACGGTCTGGTTCGTCGCATTCGGGCCGACCGTGGGTCCCTCCCTCGCGCTCACGGCGATGTCCGCGATGCTCACGTATGCGACGGCCGTCGGACTCCGTCGGCATGCGCGGTGGGCGCGGCGCGTCACCCTCGTCGCGGAGTCCCTGGTGTTCGCCGGCGGGTCGATCGACGCTGTCCTCGCCCTCGTCGTCGCGGGCGGACCGCCGCCGCTCGTGGTGGCGCTCACGAGGATCGCGGTCCCGGTCCTCGTCATCGTCCTCCTCCGACGACCGACCGCCCGGGCGGCGTTCGGCCGTCTCCCTGCGACGGCCACGCCATGATCCCCAACCCGCTCTACCACATCGAGGGCGACCACATCGCCGGCCTCGCCGCGCTCGCGGTCCTCATCGCGGCGGCGCTGCTCGTGGCCGGACTCGCGCGGAGCGGATACGGTCCGGCCCGGCGCATCCGCGACCGCCACGCCGCCCTGCCGCCCGTCGATCGGCTCCTCGTCTGGTGCCTCACCATCTCGGCCGCCGTCCATCTCGGCCTGTTCGCGCATCGCGGTCCGTTCGGACTCGCGTTCGTCGTCGACGGGATCCTCCTCGGTGGGGTGGCCCTCCGGATCCTCGCCGGCCGTCCGTCGCGACGCGCGGCCCGCCTGGTCCTGCTCGGATCGCTCGCCGCGTGGTGGGTGACGGTCCTCGCCGGCGAACCCCCGGATCAGCTCGGCATCGCGACGAAGCTCATCGAGCTCGCCGCCATCGCCATCGTCCTGCGCCCACGCCGCGGCCGCCGAGTCAGGGGAGCGCTCGCGGGGGTCGTCACGACCATCCTCGTCCTCATCACCGGGATCGCGGGCTGGGCGGGCGCCTTCGTGGCCGCCGAGCCGCAGGCGCAGCCCGTCGCGAACGTCAGCGGATCGCCCGGCACGGGATCGTCCGTCGTGGACGGCGGACATGGTCACGGCGCGGTCCCCGGTCCGACGGTCGTCATGGACATCCGGGCCGCGGGGACCGGGGAGGCGAGCGCCGCGGAGCAGGCCGCCGCCGATCGCTTCTACGCCGCGACGAAGGCGGCGGTGGCCCGGTTCGCCGATCCGGCGGTGGCCCGGGCGGCAGGATACCGACTCGACGGCGTGACCGGCGTCGACTTCCATGCCGTGAACAACGCCTACGAGGGCGACGGCCTCGTCCTCGATCCGGCCCGACCGGAGATGCTCGTGTACGCGGCGTCACGGCGGGGTCCGGTCCTGCTCGGAGCCGTCTTCGTCATGCCGGGCCTGCACGAATCCGGACCGGCGGTCGGCGGCCCGCTCACGACGTGGCACGCCCACGAGGACATCTGCCTGTCGATCCTGCCGCCTGGCCTGTCGGGCGCCCTCTCGCCCCTGGGCGACTGTCCCGTCGGCTCGGTGACGCTCCCGATGACGGCCGAGATGCTCCACGTCTGGGTCGCGCCTGGCACGCCCATCCGGTTCGGCGACCTGCCCGAGGCATGGCGGCGTGCCTACGTCGCCCGGCTGGGAGCGTGATTCGTCCTCGCCCCGCCCCGCCCCGCCCCACCCCACCCCGGATCGGATCGTTCATCGGTGAACCATCCACGGATGAGCGATTTCGGCGGCCGCGAGCTCGGGCGGCCCGATCCCTCAGCGGTCGCGCTCGGCCGCGTTCGTGAGTGTCGCCTGGGCCGCGGCGAGCCGGGCGACCGGGACCCGGAACGGCGAGCACGACACGTAGTCGAGCCCGATCCGTTCGCACTTGGCGATCGAATCCGGATCCCCGCCGTGCTCGCCACAGATCCCGAGCTCGAGCGACGGCTTCGTCGACCGGCCTCGCTCCACGGCGATCCGCATGAGCCCGGCGACCGCGTCGTCGAGCGTCTGGAACGGATTGACCGGGAGGATCCTGTCCTCGACGTACTTGAGCAGGAAGCCGCCCTCGGCGTCGTCGCGGCTGAAGCCGAACGTCATCTGGGTCAGGTCGTTGGTGCCGAAGCTGAAGAAGTCGGCCTCGCGCGCGATCTCGTCGGCGGTGAGCGCACCGCGCGGCACCTCGATCATCGTCCCGAATTTGTAGTCGACGGTGACGCCAGCGCTCGACTCCACCGCTGCGGCCTCCGCCTCGAGGATGCGGCGCGTGGCGGCGAGCTCGTTCACGTGCCCGACGAGCGGGATCATGATCTTCGCGATCGGATGCCCGCCGGCCCTGGTCACGGCAATCTGCGCGTTGAGGATCGCCCGGGTCTGCGTCTTCACGAAGTCCGGGATCATGAGGCCGAGCCGGCAGCCGCGAAGGCCGAGCATCGGGTTCTGCTCGTGCATTGAGCGGATCGTGGCGAGGAGGTCGCGGTCCTCGCGACTCGCCGCATCGCCCTCCCTCGTCACCTTGACGAGTTGCTCCTCGAGGTTCGGCAGGAACTCGTGGAGCGGCGGATCGATGAGCCGGATCACGACCGGGAGGCCGTCCATCGCACGGAAGATCCCCTCGAAGTCGCCCTGCTGGAGGACCTCGAGCTTCGCCATCGCCGTGTCGAACCGGGCGACCGCATCCGCTTCGTCGGCGTCGAGCGCTTCGCCGGCGGCGGCCTTCGCCTTCGACCTCGTCGCCTGGTTGGCGACGAGGATCGCGCTGCGGACGATCTCGAGCCGGTCGCCCTCGCGGAACATGTGCTCGGTCCGGCAGAGGCCGATCCCCTGGGCGCCGTAGCGACGGGCCTGGGCCGCTTCCTCCGGCTTGTCGGCATTCGTCCAGACACCCATCCGACGGATCGCGTCCGCCCAGCCGAGGATGGTCTGGAGTTCCTCCTGGTCCTCGTACCGGGCTGAGACGGTCGGCAGGGCGCCGAGGAAGACCTCACCGGTCGAGCCATCGACGCTGATCGAGTCGCCCTCGGCGAAGGTCGCGCCCGACTCCGAGCTCCGAGCGGCCTTCGACCCATAGTCGACGACGAGCTCGGCACAACCGGCGACGCACGGCTTGCCGATCTGGCGGGCGACGACCGCCGCATGGCTCGTGGCACCGCCGCGGGCGGTGAGGATCCCCTCGGCCACCGCCATCCCGTGGAAGTCGTCCGGCGAGGTCTCGACCCGGACGAGGACGACCCGCTCGCCACGCCCGACCCACGCCACCGCGTCGTCGGCGGAGAAGACCACCCGCCCGACGGCCGCCCCCGGTGACGCATTGAGGCCCTTCGCGATCCGCGTCGCCGCCTGGCGAGCCGCCGGATCGAACTGATCGCGCAGGAGCTGATCCACCTGGGCCGGCTCGATCCTCGCGACTGCCTCCTCGGTCGAGATCAGGCCCTCCTCGACCATGTCGAGGGCGATCCGCACGGCGGCCGCCGCGGTCCGCTTCGCATCGCGGGTCTGGAGCATGTACAGCCGGCCGCGCTCGATCGTGAACTCGAGATCCTGGACGTTCCGGTAGTGCCGCTCGAGCTGGCGTCCGATGCGATCGAATTCGGCATAGACCTCGGGCATGACCTCGCGCATCGCGGCGATCTTCATCGGAGTCCGGATGCCGGCCACGACGTCCTCGCCCTGGGCGTTGGTGAGGAACTCGCCGTAGAGCTCCTTCTCGCCGGTGTTGGGGTCCCGGGTGAAGGCGACCCCCGTGCCCGAGTCGTCGCCCATGTTGCCGAAGACCATGGTCACGACGTTGACGGCCGTGCCGAGGTCGTCGGCGATCTTGTTGTACTTCCGGTAATCCCGGGCCCGCTGACCGAACCAGCTCGCGAACACGGCCTTGATGGCGAGGTCGAGCTGCTCCCGGGGGTCGGTCGGGAAATCCCGCCCCGCCTCGGCCCGGACGATGGCGAGGAATTCGCCGACGAGGTCGCGGAGCGCCTCCGGCGTGAGCTCCGGGTCCGTCGCGACCCCGAGGTCGCGCTTCTTCACCTCGAGGGCGTGCTCGAACCGGTCGCCCGGGACGTCCATGACGATCCGCCCGAACATCTGGATGAACCGCCGATACGCGTCCCAGCCGAACCGCTCGTTCCGGGTCAGGGCGATGAGCCCTTCGAGCGTCGCCTCGTTGAGCCCGAGATTGAGGACCGTGTCCATCATCCCCGGCATCGAGAACTTCGCGCCGGAGCGGACGCTCACGAGGAGCGGGTCGGCCGCGTCGCCGAACCCTTTCCCGGTCGCTCGCTCGACCTCTCCGAGCGCCTCGAGGATGTCTTCCCACAGCCCGTCCGGCAGCTGCTCACCGGTCGCGAAATAGTCGTTGCACGCCTCCGTCGTGATCGTGAAGCCGGGCGGTGTCGGCAAGCCCGCCCGGGTCATCTCGGCGAGACCCGCGCCCTTGCCGCCGAGCAGATCCTTCATCGTGCCGCTGCCTTCCGCCTGACCGTCGCGCCACGCGTAGATGTAGCGCTTCGCGGCCCGATGCGCGCGGTCGGCAGGCGAGGCGACGGTGTCGGTCATGGGAGGGCTCCTCGAACGAGTGAGCGGCGCTCACGGCACCGCCGGGAGGTCGATCCGGTACCGGCCGATTGTACGACGGGCGCCTCGGACGACTCCCGGCGGGCGTTCCGTCCGACCCTTCGTCCCCCCGGCCGGGTACGATGCCGCGGACAGTGAATCGGAGACCCCACACCCCATGACCGAGACCCTCGATGGGCGCGCCATCGATCCTGCGGCGGCCCAGTACAACGCGACGCTCATCGCGCGCACGGACGAGACGGACAGCCTCGCCTACTTCGCGGTTCGCTTCGACGGCGAGCCGACACCGTTCGAGCCCGGCCAGTACATGACGATCGGGGTCGTCGCGGACGGGCGCCTCGTGCAGCGGCCGTACTCGGTGGCCTCGGATCCGGCGGTCGCCGGGACGGACGGCTACGAGTTCTACGTCCGCCTCGTCCAGGGCGGCGCGTTCACGCCGCTCCTGTGGCGGCTGCCGCTCGGACACCGGATGCGGATGATCGGCCCGAAGGGCAGGTTCACCCTGGAGCCCGCCGACGACCGGACCCACCTCTTCATCTCGTCGGGCACCGGCAACGCCCCGTTCGTCTCGATGATGCGACGGCTCGGCGCTGCCGGCCGGCCGCGCCGAGCGATCTTCCTCAACGGCGTGTCGCATGCCGACGAGCTCGGCTACCGGACGCTCGTCGAAGGCTGGCAGGCGTCCGGCGCCTACCCGGTGACGTACGTGCCAGCCGTCTCGCGCCCGGCCGATCCGCGCAATGCCGGCTGGACGGGCCGGACTGGCCGGGTCGAGACGATCATCGCTACCGTGTGCGATGAGCTCGGCCTCACCCCGGACAACGCCATCGCCTACATCTGCGGCAATCCGGACATGATCGTCGCCGCCGAGGCGACGCTCCTCGAGCGGGGCTTCCCGGAGGCGCAGGTAAAGAAGGAACTGTACTGGCCCAAAGGAAAGGAACCGACCGGAAACGGACCGATCGGCAGGTGACCTCCCGTGAGCCGGCGTACACCGGTTCGGCGCGTCGGCGACGCGCCGACGCCGCCCTCCCTACGGTCGGGCGGCCGCCAGGCGGTCGAGGATGAGGCGCTTCACGCCTTCGACCGACACCCGCTCCTGGGTCATCGAGTCGCGATCGCGCACGGTCACTGCTTCGTCCTCCAGCGAGTCGACGTCCACGGTCACGCACCACGGCGTGCCGATCTCGTCCTGACGGCGGTAGAGCTTGCCGATCGCCGCCGTGTCGTCGTAGACCGCCATGACGTCGCGGGCCAGGTCGTCCCGGAGCCGGTGGCAGAGCTCGACGATCTCCGGGCGCTTCTTGAGCAGTGGGAGGACCGCCACCTTGTACGGGGCGAGCTCCGGATGGAGGGCCAGCGAGACGCGCTTCTCACCCCGCACCTCGTCCTCGCGATAGGCGTCGACGAGAAAGGTGAACGCCGCCCGGTCCGCTCCGGCCGCCGTCTCGACGATCCACGGGATGAAGTGCTCCTCGGTCGCCGGATCGAAGTATTCGAGGTTCTCCCCGGAAGCCTCGGCGTGACGCGACAGGTCGAAGTCGCCTCGATTGTGGACGCCCTCGAGCTCCTTCCAGCCGAAGGGGAAGCGGTACTCGACGTCGACGGCCTTCTTCGCGTAGTGGGCGAGCTCGTCGCTGGCGTGCTCCCGCAGGCGGAGCCGCGCCGGCGCGACGCCGTAGGCCTCGTACCAGGCGCGGCGCCGGGGCAGCCACTCCTCGAACGCCGTCGTGGCGGCCTCCCCGGGACGAACGAAGTACTGCATCTCCATCTGCTCGAATTCGCGCATCCTGAAGACGAAGTTGCCGGGGCTGATCTCGTTCCGGAAGCTCTTGCCGACCTGGGCGATCCCGAACGGGATCTTCTTCCGCGAGCTCTCCCGGACGTTCTTGAAGTTCACGTAGCTGCCCTGCGCGGTCTCGGGCCGGAAGTAGACGATCGAGGCGTCGTCCTGGAGCGGCCCCATCCACGTCTGGAACATAAGGTTGAAGCGGCGCGGTGCGGAGAGCGGGCCGCCGTCGTTCGGGCAGCGCAAGCCGAGCCGCTCGACGACCGTCGGGTCCATCACGTCGGTGGCGGTCAGCGACTCCGCGCCCGGGAGCTCGTCGAGTCGATAGCGTCGGTGGCACGTGGCGCACTCCACGAGCGGGTCGCTGAAGCTGCCGACGTGGCCGGACGTCACCCAGACCCGGGGATGCATGAGGATCCCCGCGTCGAGGCCGACGATGTCGTCACGCTCCTGGACCATGGCCCGCCACCAGGCGCGCTTGACGTTGTTCTTCAACTCGACGCCGAGCGGTCCGTAGTCCCAGACCGCGTTGATGCCGCCGTAGATCTCGCTGCTCGGGAAGACGAAGCCGCGGCGCTTCGAGAGCGAGACGATCGTGTCGAGGTTCGCGATTGCAGGGGGGACGTCGTCGGGGTCGGTCGGCAGGGTGGGCACGGGGACTCCGGTAGGGCGGCCGGCCGTGGCAGGGGCGGTCGCGCTGGTGGGCGGGACCCGATGCTACCAG
Encoded here:
- a CDS encoding cytosine permease codes for the protein MTAIGIGRDTMPRGEGDMTIEGHGIEPIPESARYGSVYRLFTVWFTPNLVPAAFALGALASVLGLGWWSGLLAILVGNVIGGGVVAILGTMGPRLGLAQIPISRLSFGKSIVVPGIINWLSTIAWDAINAFFGAYAISVVTGGAIPFPVGLLIVVVCQAGLSVVGYEAIHTFEKYAAIGLAILFAIVTIALLPKANFSFTGSAETLGTFVLMTTIVGSFNLGWALYASDYSRYLPKATPSFRVAIMAFLGIAISAVWIEALGLAVVGAITDATADPVHQINTLLGGGVIGAIAMIAIFFGTVAVNAMNDYSGSLSLLAAGIKVWRPVSALIVGVLSYIATLWLYSANFNQTFESYLLIITYWIGPWAAIVLVDWRLRRGSTAGAAHVSDFSLLPSGRNAILALVIGFLVSVPFMDQYPLFEGFASTALGGADIAYVIGFIVAGASYWALERSSPTSVPA
- a CDS encoding HAMP domain-containing protein, which translates into the protein MMRIRRRLVLYAIGVAAAGMTLFSVLLIALAAQGVVSDQDRTLAALADREGGVVAGMDPGTLASRQPLVVEDLATSIDPFVLVLHDDGTSLYATALLGGAPPHIPAAVLVEAISLGDSIATIRPAPTIELRIHAHRWTGVGNKGVVVAGQSTRFTADQLAGLRAFLIFAAIITIVAVALVSWLVTGRALRPLRSLAATAASIGATADLATRLPGVRTRDEVGVLTASFNGMLDRLADAQARLAAALDGQRRFVADASHELRTPLATIRTNAGFLVEHPDATAPDRTEALGDILAEADRMARLVDELLALARSDAGAPIERGPVDLAAVAADVVRSARRADREVRLEDRGPVVVGGDRDALARLVWILVDNAIRHGAGTISVATSSDDGSARLTVADEGPGIARGDEERIFDRFHRSDPARAGGGAGLGLAIGRGIVEAHGGRIRAVNRPTGGTIFTVELPSS
- a CDS encoding glycine--tRNA ligase, encoding MANLDTIVSLSKRRGFVFPSSEIYGGINAVWDYGPLGVELKNNVKRAWWRAMVQERDDIVGLDAGILMHPRVWVTSGHVGSFSDPLVECATCHRRYRLDELPGAESLTATDVMDPTVVERLGLRCPNDGGPLSAPRRFNLMFQTWMGPLQDDASIVYFRPETAQGSYVNFKNVRESSRKKIPFGIAQVGKSFRNEISPGNFVFRMREFEQMEMQYFVRPGEAATTAFEEWLPRRRAWYEAYGVAPARLRLREHASDELAHYAKKAVDVEYRFPFGWKELEGVHNRGDFDLSRHAEASGENLEYFDPATEEHFIPWIVETAAGADRAAFTFLVDAYREDEVRGEKRVSLALHPELAPYKVAVLPLLKKRPEIVELCHRLRDDLARDVMAVYDDTAAIGKLYRRQDEIGTPWCVTVDVDSLEDEAVTVRDRDSMTQERVSVEGVKRLILDRLAAARP
- a CDS encoding pyruvate, phosphate dikinase; the encoded protein is MTDTVASPADRAHRAAKRYIYAWRDGQAEGSGTMKDLLGGKGAGLAEMTRAGLPTPPGFTITTEACNDYFATGEQLPDGLWEDILEALGEVERATGKGFGDAADPLLVSVRSGAKFSMPGMMDTVLNLGLNEATLEGLIALTRNERFGWDAYRRFIQMFGRIVMDVPGDRFEHALEVKKRDLGVATDPELTPEALRDLVGEFLAIVRAEAGRDFPTDPREQLDLAIKAVFASWFGQRARDYRKYNKIADDLGTAVNVVTMVFGNMGDDSGTGVAFTRDPNTGEKELYGEFLTNAQGEDVVAGIRTPMKIAAMREVMPEVYAEFDRIGRQLERHYRNVQDLEFTIERGRLYMLQTRDAKRTAAAAVRIALDMVEEGLISTEEAVARIEPAQVDQLLRDQFDPAARQAATRIAKGLNASPGAAVGRVVFSADDAVAWVGRGERVVLVRVETSPDDFHGMAVAEGILTARGGATSHAAVVARQIGKPCVAGCAELVVDYGSKAARSSESGATFAEGDSISVDGSTGEVFLGALPTVSARYEDQEELQTILGWADAIRRMGVWTNADKPEEAAQARRYGAQGIGLCRTEHMFREGDRLEIVRSAILVANQATRSKAKAAAGEALDADEADAVARFDTAMAKLEVLQQGDFEGIFRAMDGLPVVIRLIDPPLHEFLPNLEEQLVKVTREGDAASREDRDLLATIRSMHEQNPMLGLRGCRLGLMIPDFVKTQTRAILNAQIAVTRAGGHPIAKIMIPLVGHVNELAATRRILEAEAAAVESSAGVTVDYKFGTMIEVPRGALTADEIAREADFFSFGTNDLTQMTFGFSRDDAEGGFLLKYVEDRILPVNPFQTLDDAVAGLMRIAVERGRSTKPSLELGICGEHGGDPDSIAKCERIGLDYVSCSPFRVPVARLAAAQATLTNAAERDR
- the codA gene encoding cytosine deaminase; protein product: MGLIVRGARVHPTRDSDSGPMDVLVEGDRIAAIRPAGQLPSPTGPDAVELDAAGRLLSPPLVDPHVHLDAVLTVGQPRHNESGTLIEGILTWAERKPSLTREDVKSRARQAILWEVAQGTGLIRSHVDVCDPGLTALRALLELREELRDVVDLRLIAFPQDGILSFPDGKELMREALRLGCDVIGGIPHYELTREDGVDEVHFLFDLARETGRPIDLHCDETDDEQSRFLEVVAARTIRDGMGGRVVAGHTTAMASYNDAYAFKLIQILRRAGVTIVANPLDNIVLQGRFDTYPKRRGMTRVKELDAAGINVACGHDSIMDPWYPLGRGSMLDALSMLVHVGQMTGRAELFRAYEMVTTNAARAAEVPYGVKEGLPANFVVFDCEDEAEAIRLRPAARWVVRLGRVVAETEPARSVIHRTAGSETVTYVPDRDAGGGSSR
- a CDS encoding response regulator transcription factor, giving the protein MRDAARILVVDDDPRLGASIGRALRYEGHTVELAGDGPTALDAARDRLPDLVVLDVMLPGIDGIEVCRRLRAASDVPILMLTARDAVGDRVIGLDAGADDYLVKPFAYEELVARVRTLLRRRIPAHREILRCADLIMDVGAHEVRRGDRPIALSALQFRLLEHFLHHPRLVLGRDRLLDAIWGLDADTASNVVDVYVGYVRERLEAAGEPRLLHTVRGVGYVLREP